GGCAGGGCCAGGGCCAGGCGGGCGCCGACGTAGCCGCCGGCCAGGCTCCCTATGGCCAGCCAGCCGACGGCGGCCCAGGCCAGGCCGCCGTGGAGCACGAACACGACGGCGGCGACGCCGTTGACGATGATGGAGAGCACGGCGCGCAGCCCGCTCGTGTGGGCGAGCGAGACGGGCAGGGCCAGGCCGAGCACGGCGAGGAACATGACCCCCATGGCCGCGCCGAAGTAGCCGCCGTAGACCGAGGCGGCGAACACCCCGGCGACCAGGAGCACCGGGCGCGTGCGGGGGTGGGCCGACTCCTTGTCGAGGGCACGCCGCAGGAGCGGCTGGAGGCCGAAGAGCACGGCCGCCCCCAGGACGAGCCAGGGCACCACGTCGTCGAAGGTGCCCGGAGACGTCGTGAGCAGGAGCAGCGCGCCGGCGATCCCGCCGGCCAGGGCGACGGGGGCGAGACGGACGAGGCGCTGCCGCTGGTCGCCGATCTCGCGGCGGAAAGCGGTGGCCGAGCCCAGGTAGCTGGGCCAGATGCCGACCGTGTTGGTGATGTTGGCGGTGAGGGCCGGGTAGCCCAGCGCCAGGAGGAGGGGAAACGTGATCAGGCTGGCGCCGCCCGCCACCCCGTTGAAGATGCCGCCGACGACCCCTCCGAGCAGGATGAGAAGGGCGTGCGTCGCAGGCATGCCGCGCCAGAGTACGGGACAGCCGCCGTTTCGCGGGTGTGGCTGGGGGGGTGCTGTGCACCGCATCGGCCCCCAACGGGCGTTTAGGGCCCGAAATTCTTCTCAGCAGGCGAAAGATTGGCGCGTGTCCCCCGTTTCATTCGCAAAGGACGGAGGGTCAGCGCGCATAAGCGCTGGCGGTAAGGGGTAGAGCAATGAAGGGTCGCATGCGGATCGCTGCGGTGGGCCTGGTCGTGACGACCGTGGTCACTGCACTGACCGCGACAGCGGGAGGGGCAACCGTCACCCAGTGGAACGTCACTGGCAACGGAGGCTTCGTGTCCCTGGACGTGCTGAACGCACTGCAACTGGCCGGCGGAGGCTCCGAGGCGGACGCCAGCAGCGGGCCGGTCGCCGAGGCCGAGGGCACCGGACTGTGCGCCGACACCGCGGTGACCACGAACCCGTGCCCCACCAACGCGACCTCTGACACGTCGGGCAACGCGCTCCACTCCACCCAGCAGGCCGTGGCGCACGGCTCGGGCGTCACCGCGACGCCGACCGGGGCGAGCGGGTGCACCATCCCGCTGAACGCCGGGATCATCAACGTCGACGTCTCCTGCGGCACG
This is a stretch of genomic DNA from Acidimicrobiales bacterium. It encodes these proteins:
- a CDS encoding sulfite exporter TauE/SafE family protein; translated protein: MPATHALLILLGGVVGGIFNGVAGGASLITFPLLLALGYPALTANITNTVGIWPSYLGSATAFRREIGDQRQRLVRLAPVALAGGIAGALLLLTTSPGTFDDVVPWLVLGAAVLFGLQPLLRRALDKESAHPRTRPVLLVAGVFAASVYGGYFGAAMGVMFLAVLGLALPVSLAHTSGLRAVLSIIVNGVAAVVFVLHGGLAWAAVGWLAIGSLAGGYVGARLALALP